From a region of the Bdellovibrio sp. BCCA genome:
- a CDS encoding matrixin family metalloprotease gives MKFLILLLISMLVQACMPTHQREEPCGYRQNVYGERISWKGNSPVKIFLHSSVPEEMIPAIKAAAESWNVAAGRQVIQIVESPRYGGVNNYNRDMVNVIYYKTDWPESKMIIQGETRLSWVGDAMNETDIAINGSHYGFYWKFNEITRPATPGIWSMVNIEALMLHELGHVLGLDHSAASTSVMNSRLSSGSNRVVLDSISTQSLKCEY, from the coding sequence GTGAAGTTCTTGATCTTGTTGCTTATTTCAATGCTTGTTCAGGCTTGTATGCCGACACATCAGCGAGAAGAGCCTTGCGGGTATAGACAGAATGTCTATGGCGAAAGAATATCTTGGAAAGGAAACTCTCCAGTTAAGATATTCCTTCATTCTTCGGTTCCTGAAGAAATGATTCCTGCCATTAAGGCTGCCGCTGAAAGTTGGAATGTGGCCGCTGGCCGCCAAGTCATTCAGATTGTTGAGTCTCCCAGATATGGCGGTGTAAATAACTACAACCGAGACATGGTCAATGTGATCTATTATAAAACAGATTGGCCAGAAAGTAAGATGATAATTCAAGGCGAAACGCGACTATCTTGGGTCGGAGATGCAATGAACGAAACGGACATTGCAATTAACGGTTCACACTACGGGTTTTATTGGAAATTCAATGAGATCACTCGTCCAGCAACACCAGGAATTTGGAGCATGGTCAACATCGAAGCCCTGATGCTTCATGAACTTGGCCACGTTCTCGGTCTTGACCACAGCGCCGCCTCGACCTCGGTGATGAACAGTCGTCTAAGTAGTGGAAGCAACAGGGTCGTTCTGGATTCCATCTCCACTCAATCTTTGAAGTGTGAATATTAA
- a CDS encoding HEPN domain-containing protein yields MKEQAKTLITKAMDDLALVEKLVSDERQHDNCGNHLAQTTEKFLKALCELEDLTYPKNGKNGHMLDLLFSIVRDSNKFGFIDDYLELIRLDVYDSGSRYDYVMDSERVNLNKYYGLNQGFMKEVLKVYKDKK; encoded by the coding sequence ATGAAAGAGCAAGCAAAAACCCTGATAACTAAGGCTATGGATGATCTAGCTCTGGTGGAAAAGCTCGTTTCGGATGAGCGCCAGCATGACAACTGTGGAAATCACTTAGCGCAAACCACGGAGAAGTTCCTTAAAGCTCTGTGTGAACTTGAAGATCTCACATATCCGAAGAATGGCAAGAACGGCCACATGCTCGATCTATTATTCAGTATTGTTCGCGACTCCAATAAGTTTGGCTTTATTGATGACTATCTGGAGTTGATCAGACTTGATGTTTACGATTCTGGGAGCCGATACGACTACGTGATGGATTCTGAGCGTGTGAATTTAAATAAGTATTACGGCCTTAATCAAGGTTTCATGAAAGAAGTACTGAAAGTGTACAAGGATAAGAAGTAG
- a CDS encoding BC1872 family protein, giving the protein MTLKKATIKNKIYKDLNVLIAKELMGWKEIQAPQYDFDGPLPEQGKVLVPPGFDEETYQWPNRGVVPYSFFVTQEYSKDMNMAMQVVAAMKSSGFEFMLITGTCEKRGLIYTASFLKNQRGGKVTKTGTSTQASVAICLAAVGLRTLLKRQSQRFNEELSK; this is encoded by the coding sequence ATGACCTTAAAGAAAGCCACCATTAAAAACAAGATTTACAAAGATCTCAACGTCCTGATTGCAAAAGAGTTGATGGGTTGGAAAGAAATTCAAGCTCCTCAATATGATTTTGATGGTCCACTCCCAGAACAAGGAAAAGTTCTTGTGCCGCCAGGATTCGATGAAGAAACGTATCAATGGCCAAATCGCGGAGTGGTCCCATATTCGTTCTTTGTCACTCAGGAATATTCTAAGGATATGAATATGGCGATGCAGGTGGTAGCAGCAATGAAATCAAGCGGGTTTGAATTCATGCTCATCACCGGGACATGTGAGAAGCGTGGGTTAATTTACACGGCTTCGTTTCTGAAGAATCAAAGGGGAGGAAAGGTAACGAAGACTGGAACTTCCACGCAGGCTTCGGTGGCAATTTGCTTGGCTGCGGTTGGCCTAAGAACTCTCTTAAAACGACAAAGTCAAAGGTTCAACGAAGAGCTCAGCAAGTAG
- a CDS encoding metallophosphoesterase, with translation MKIILLNDQHYGCSGTRSVKIHEQFISLLADKIVFHGVELILVAGDTGTTKQDDLEKFFKLLRSKVSIPVLIVFGNHCYWDENPPHPLKAPRTYHQLRELHDELCREFDLHYLENGPFKLRNIQFSGYDGWYRSINPVTNDVDSPTHAYMRRTIEGVPTHLYLNARAHKECERVLNEASPVMVNVCVSHFDSTTTEQLSHGLDGYDPRRGDNRHLQALSELYDFIFYGHTHRAIDEKFGKARILSSGSDYLHPVGLVVNIPESPDGCRADESPVIERFHLSWTKRTSDHY, from the coding sequence ATGAAAATCATTCTGTTAAATGACCAACATTACGGCTGCTCTGGTACTCGAAGCGTGAAAATCCACGAACAATTCATTAGTCTTCTCGCGGATAAAATTGTGTTCCACGGTGTTGAGTTGATTTTGGTTGCAGGGGATACCGGAACAACCAAGCAAGATGACTTGGAGAAGTTCTTTAAGCTCCTTAGATCAAAGGTCTCCATTCCCGTACTTATAGTGTTTGGAAACCATTGTTATTGGGACGAAAATCCTCCACATCCATTGAAAGCACCTCGAACATACCATCAACTCAGGGAACTTCATGATGAACTATGCCGAGAATTCGATCTTCACTACCTGGAAAATGGCCCATTTAAGCTGCGAAATATCCAGTTCAGTGGCTATGATGGATGGTATCGATCAATCAATCCTGTAACAAACGATGTCGACTCCCCAACTCACGCTTACATGAGAAGGACAATCGAAGGTGTCCCAACTCATTTGTATTTGAATGCTAGAGCACACAAGGAGTGTGAGAGAGTATTAAATGAGGCCTCTCCGGTAATGGTTAACGTGTGCGTTTCGCACTTTGATTCTACAACGACGGAGCAACTTTCTCATGGATTGGATGGTTATGATCCGCGCCGTGGGGATAATCGACACCTTCAGGCACTAAGTGAATTGTATGACTTCATTTTCTACGGCCATACACACCGTGCAATAGATGAGAAATTTGGGAAGGCTCGTATCCTTTCATCGGGCAGTGATTACCTACATCCTGTTGGACTTGTGGTGAACATTCCGGAATCTCCGGATGGTTGCCGTGCAGATGAATCTCCGGTGATTGAGCGGTTTCACTTATCTTGGACCAAACGCACATCAGACCATTATTGA
- a CDS encoding nucleotidyltransferase domain-containing protein, with translation MNYDQSKTSELNKVLLMIIEIFDPEKIILFGSQARGDYREDSDFDLLIVDSAKPNHIGDLKIATVKARIKLIYEAIKTTSAEIEKYQNSSNHLLAKAKKEGVVLYERASKNPDN, from the coding sequence ATGAACTACGATCAATCAAAAACCTCAGAGTTAAATAAAGTGCTCCTGATGATTATTGAGATCTTTGATCCAGAAAAAATCATCCTCTTTGGCTCTCAAGCCAGGGGCGACTACAGAGAAGACTCTGACTTCGACTTGTTGATTGTCGATTCTGCAAAGCCAAATCACATTGGCGACCTTAAAATCGCCACAGTGAAAGCAAGAATAAAACTGATCTACGAAGCCATTAAAACGACTTCAGCAGAGATCGAAAAGTACCAAAACTCCTCCAATCACCTCTTGGCGAAAGCTAAGAAAGAAGGAGTAGTACTTTATGAAAGAGCAAGCAAAAACCCTGATAACTAA
- a CDS encoding HU family DNA-binding protein gives MNKKQLIKKVSEETGLSVKDVTKMLDKTLQIITTAVRKGDDPTITNFGRFTKVKRGARTVVNPKTKKAMKIPARWYLRFQSAKSLKNSIDKRIDWNHW, from the coding sequence ATGAACAAAAAGCAGCTGATCAAAAAAGTATCTGAGGAAACTGGCCTGTCGGTAAAGGACGTGACAAAGATGCTTGATAAGACACTACAGATTATCACCACGGCAGTTCGCAAGGGGGATGATCCTACCATCACTAACTTTGGAAGATTCACCAAGGTGAAGCGCGGAGCTCGCACTGTGGTGAATCCGAAGACTAAAAAAGCGATGAAGATCCCCGCGAGATGGTATCTCCGGTTCCAATCCGCAAAGAGCCTGAAGAATTCAATCGATAAGAGAATTGATTGGAATCACTGGTAA